The Solanum dulcamara chromosome 2, daSolDulc1.2, whole genome shotgun sequence region TTTCGCTAAAAGTGCCGTATTTACATGTTGGATTCTTCGAAAACCCATGCCACCTTCCTCCTTATGCTTGCTCATTCTTTCCCATGACATCCATTTGATTCCTGATCCATCACTGCCTCCATTTCACCACCAAAAATCATTCATGGCACGCTCAATGGTAAGACATGTGTCTATCGACAAGGCAAAAAGGGACATGAGGAAATTTGGAATAGCTTGGACCACCGTTTTTAGTAATATCTCCTTCCCTGTTCGTGACAGGATTGAGCGTTTCCAGCTCTGTAGTTTTTCACACACCTTGTCCAGGATAAAATTGAAGGCCTCCTTCTTTCTGCATCCCACACTAGCTGGCAAACCAAGGTATTGTCCTGGTTTATCAACTTTTTTAACATTCAGAATCGATGCAACATCTTTCACCTCTTCAGTGGTATTGTTGCTGAAATATATTTCAGATTTATGAAAGTTAACCTGCTGGGCAGATGCATTTTGATAGAGCAGTAGACACTGTTTAATAATATTAGCCTCCGATTCCAcagctttaaaaaaatataaggcgtcatctgcaaaaaaaaaaggtgagtAATAGATGGAGCCTGCGGAGTGACTTTCACTCTATGAAGAGTGTCTTGGCGGGCATAGGCACTTAACAAAGCTGAAAGACCCTCTGCTACAATGATAAAGAGATATGGTGACAAAGGATCCCCCTGTCTGTGGCCTCGTGATGGAATGATATCACCAAAATTCTTACCAGCATGAGATATTTGGTAAGATACAGTACAAACCATTTTCATGATCTTTGTAATCCAATCCAACGAAAATCTAATCTGTATCATCATATTTGTCAGAAAATTCCACTCCACTCTATCATAGGCCTTACTCATGTCCATTTTCAAAGCAACAAACCCCATCTTTCCCTGTGTTTTACGTTTTAAATATGATTGACCTCAAAAGCGATCATGGCATTATCAAGAATAAATCTTCCAGGGATAAATGCACTTTGGGCTTCAGCAATACAATCCTTCAAGCAAGCTTTCATGCGGTTAGCCAACATCTTGCAAACTATACGATCAATAACATTACACAGAAATTGGTCTTAGATCAGAAACTAGCTCGGATTGCTTCTTTTTTggaatcaaaataattttagtaAAATTATTTCCTGTAATGACTCCATTGTTATTGACACAACTGAGTATCGCATTCGTCACATCTTTACCAATTACAGTCCAAAAACTTTGATAAAAACATGGATTGAGCCCATCTGGACCTGGCGCCTTATCTGGATGCATTGAGAAAACGGCTTCCTTCACCTCATCAATAGTGAAAAGTTGATTCAAGGATGCGTTGTGAGCTGTTGTAATTTTCCCCTCAATCTTATCGAGAATTGAGTTCATGTCTCCTTGCTCGGACTTGAATAGTGAATCAAAAAAACTAGAGATCACAGCCACTATTCCAATCACACCATTGGCCTGTTTCATCCTTCAACTGAGTAAATGTGTTCTTTCTCCTGCTAGAAGCCATGAGATGAAAGTATTTTGTGTTTGCATCCCCTTCCTTCAACCAATGTTGCTTGGCTCTCTGCTTCCAATAAATATTTTGCTGTTCAAGGGCTTGCAAATATGCTGATTTGGCAATATTAAATAACTGCATATGATAAGGGTCGATCTGATTTTTAGAGAGAGTCATTTGTGCCTTGGCCTGTTTCAATTTAGCTTTAAACTGCTGCTTTTTGTGTTTCCCCCAGTCATGCAAGTATTCTCCGCAGGGTTTAGAGTTGTTtagattggcttataagttgcttaaaatctgttttcagctttttttgaatatttagctgaccaacttaaaatcattttgtgcttaaataagtctcaataaatagttgggtttatttggatgaacttattttaagcagtttataagttgaaaacataagtaaaaaaaaaaaattggtctgcacctactttttttttttttaacttataaagttttcaacttataaactgcttaaaaataagtcaatccaaacaggctattaatcatatcatcaatAGGCAGACCCTTTCCTTCTTTCCATGCTTTGATGTCAATTTCCTTCATCCAAGAATTCTCAAACGAAAAGGTTTAGCCACGTAAAAAATAACCTTCAGTCCCAAATTCAAAAGAATCCCTACATGATCTGAAAAACCAGACTCAATGAGATGAACTTTTGCATTTGGGAAGTTGGCTTTCCAATTTTTATTGGCTGATGCACGATCTAAACGCTCCCTTACCCAATTGTGTGAGTTCCTGCAACGTTCCCAGGTGAATTGGTTGCCAACATATCCAAGATcaaaaagattatcaaaatTCACCGCTACTCTAAATCCATTTATCCTCCATTATGGTTGTTGAATAAGACCCAATTTATCACCATAATCAAGTATATCATTGAAGTCACCAGCAATACACCATGGGAGTTGAGATCTGTCTTTGAGTGATTTTAATAGATTCCATGTGGCACGTCTTTGGTGCGATCCTGGATAGCCATAAAATCAATCCTATAAAGCGGAATGCTGGAACTCCTGGTAAATGAACCTCCACATCAATAATGTGCTTGTGGTAACTAATGAGTGAGCATGAACTTTTTTCCTTCCAAAGTAACACTAGAGCCTACTGGATCAACAACAAACAAGCCTTCATAATTTAGCTATGTTCGAATTTGATTCAAGGTGGACCAACCCGTCTTTGAACTTCTTGTACTTCTTAGcagtatctaacctctttttatgcttctattgagccgggCTCTCTCAGAAACAGCCGTCTTACTTAATAGGAGTAAGGtttgcatacactttaccctttcCAGACCCCgattgtggaatttcactggatttttattgttgttgttgtggacCAACAACGTCTTCGTTTCTTGAAGGAAAATAAGACTGGAATCTTAGAAGAAACCATGTCCTTCAGTTCCTGAATTGTCTGGAGTCCAGTACCCGCCCTCAGCCCGTTTTTTGGATCAAGAATAATGAGTTGATCATTATCAATAATTTTGATTCCCTCAACTCGTGGCCTTTTTTTTGGCTAAAATTAAGGCCCCTTCCATCTCCGTCATATGCGCTTCCTTAAAAACTTCCTTATTTCTCTGCGAATAATTCCTATGATTTGGTGCCTGAGATTCTTGATTTACAGGCGAAAATTTAGGGGTAGCAATTTCAGGCGAGAAAATAGGATCTTCCTTAATGGGGATTTCACGTTCCTGTTCACCGGCGACAGGTCGAATCCACCGTGCTCCAGCCATGGGCCGTGATGTTCTAGTGTCTGCTCTTAGCCATGAACCAAACAAATATTGTTCACGAGTTATACCCGATATGCGATACAAACCTCGACAACGTTTATCTGAATGGCCTACTAATccacaaaagaaacaaaaggtACCAAGGCGTTCATACTTAAAAGTCACAGTAGTCCAATTCCCTCCAAGAACCTTAACTTGCATCTTGCGTTTTGATGGTACCCGAATATCCTTACGAACTCTAACACGCATGTAGTCTCTCCAAAATGAATCGTACTTCTTGGAGTCATCGCCGACAAATTCCCCCAAAAAATTTCCAATGTCTCACGCCACAAGTTCTGAACGCAAACCAGAGACGATATCATGAATTTGGACCCATAGTTCCATAGTCGTTAACTGCATCTGTCTGGAATTTTGATTGGGCTCCAATGGTTGCATCAGAATCATGCTTTGGTTATAGTTCCATGATACGGGTGAAGTCTCGTTCATGATAAAATTGGATGAGGAAACAATTGTTGCCAAGATCTTTCATTGTCTTGCCTTCCCCAGGCATCCATGCTTGTGCCATGGCATTCTGGAAAAATCTCATTGTCACAGGCTTTTCAGTAAGAATGCGGCACACAACACACCACAACAACCGATTCAC contains the following coding sequences:
- the LOC129879800 gene encoding uncharacterized protein LOC129879800, which gives rise to MNSILDKIEGKITTAHNASLNQLFTIDEVKEAVFSMHPDKAPGPDGLNPCFYQSFWTVIVCKMLANRMKACLKDCIAEAQSAFIPGRFILDNAMIAFEIRFSLDWITKIMKMVCTVSYQISHAGKNFGDIIPSRGHRQGDPLSPYLFIIVAEGLSALLNDALYFFKAVESEANIIKQCLLLYQNASAQQVNFHKSEIYFSNNTTEEVKDVASILNVKKVDKPGQYLGLPASVGCRKKEAFNFILDKVCEKLQSWKRSILSRTGKEILLKTVVQAIPNFLMSLFALSIDTCLTIERAMNDFWW